GTTGGAGGAGCACTCGGAGGGCGCGATCAGGTAGTACGCGGAGAGCGCCAGGTCGAAGGAGGGGCAGTCCAGCTCGACGATCTCGGCGCCCAGCTCCTTCAGCAGCTCGACGGACTCGTCGAACCGCTGGACGACACCGGCCTGGTAGCCCTCGCCGCGGAACTGCTTGACGACGCCGACGCGCATCCCCTGGACGCGGCCGTTGCGTGCGGCCTCGACGACCGGCGGGACGGGCGCGTCGATGGACGTGGAGTCCATCGGGTCGTGCCCGGCGATCACCTCGTGGAGGAGGGCCGCGTCGAGGACCGTGCGCGCGCAGGGGCCGCCCTGGTCCAGGGAGGACGAGAACGCGACCATGCCGTAGCGGGAGACCGCGCCGTACGTCGGCTTGACGCCGACCGTGCCGGTGACGGCGGCGGGCTGGCGGATGGAGCCGCCCGTGTCCGTGCCGATGGCGAGGGGGGCCTCGTACGACGCGAGGGCGGCCGACGAGCCGCCGCCCGAGCCGCCGGGGATGCGGGTGAGGTCCCACGGGTTGCCGGTCGGGCCGTAGGCGCTGTTCTCGGTGGAGGACCCCATGGCGAACTCGTCCATGTTGGTCTTGCCGAGGATGACCACGTCGGCGGCGCGCAGCTTCGCGACGAGCGTCGCGTCGTACGGCGGGACCCAGCCTTCGAGCATCTTCGAGCCGACGGTGGTCGGCATGTCGCACGTGGTGAAGATGTCCTTCAGGGCGAGCGGGACACCGGCGAGTGGGCCCAGCTCCTCGCCGCGCTCGCGCTTCTCGTCCACGGCGCGGGCCTGCGCGAGGGCGCCCTCGCGGTC
This genomic window from Streptomyces thermolilacinus SPC6 contains:
- the gatA gene encoding Asp-tRNA(Asn)/Glu-tRNA(Gln) amidotransferase subunit GatA, which gives rise to MTDSTIIKLTAAEIAAKIASGELTAVEVTEAHLARIEAVDEKVHAFLHVDREGALAQARAVDEKRERGEELGPLAGVPLALKDIFTTCDMPTTVGSKMLEGWVPPYDATLVAKLRAADVVILGKTNMDEFAMGSSTENSAYGPTGNPWDLTRIPGGSGGGSSAALASYEAPLAIGTDTGGSIRQPAAVTGTVGVKPTYGAVSRYGMVAFSSSLDQGGPCARTVLDAALLHEVIAGHDPMDSTSIDAPVPPVVEAARNGRVQGMRVGVVKQFRGEGYQAGVVQRFDESVELLKELGAEIVELDCPSFDLALSAYYLIAPSECSSNLARFDGLRYGLRTGDDGTRSAEDVTSLTREAGFGDEVKRRIMLGTYALSSGYYDAYYGSAQKVRTLITRDFEKAFEQVDVIVSPTTPTTAFPIGERADDPMAMYLADLCTIPTNLAGNAAMSLPCGLAPEDNLPVGLQIIAPAMKDDRLYTVGAAVEAAFVARWGHPLLEEAPSL